The Natrinema saccharevitans genome includes the window GTTTCGGACGCGGTACGGCCGTCGTTTCCACCCCGTACCGAAACGCGCGGTCGCGGGGCCGCCGTCGCGAGCCCGGGGGTCCGCCCGCCGCTGATCGTCGCGGCCGTGAGCCCGCGGCCGAGAGCCCCGACTCGAGCGGCCGTGGCGTCCCTCACGTCGGTCGGATCCGGATCGACTCGCGATCCGAGGGGGTCGGCCCCGGCAACGGATACCGTCTTCGGTTAGTCCTATTTCGACGATCGTCGTGAAGTGGTTTTATTATCGACGTATCCCTCTGGGGAACCATGCTCCGAGTACCACAGCACGCGCGCCGGCAGTGTCCGCGGTGTGAGTTGCCGCTGGCGAACGTTCAGGGCCTCGCGACCTGTCCCGACTGCCAGTGGGTCGCCGAGCGAGCGGATCGCTGACCCCGGGTCCGGCCGACACCGCGGTCGGTGGAGAGACGGAACCTCTTTTTGTCGACCGGTACAACCCCGGTGCATGGCCGAATCCGAGGTGGACCTCGAGTCCGAAAAGTACGAGAAACACCGCGAGGCTGGCGAGATCCTCGCGCAGGTGCGCGCGGAGGCCGCCGAGCGCGTCGAGGTCGGCGCGAGCCACCTCGAGGTCGCGACGTGGGCCGAGGATCGCATCCGCGAACTGGGCGGCGAGCCCGCCTTCCCCGTCAACATCTCCGTCGACGAGGAGGCGGCTCACGCGACGCCGTCGATCGACGACGAGACGACCTTCGGCGAGGAGATGATCAACTTAGACATCGGCGTCCACGTCGACGGCTGGCTGGCCGACACCGCCGTCACCGTCGACCTCTCGGGCAATCCGGAACTCGCCGAGGCCTCCGAACAGGCCCTGGAGGCCGCGCTCGATATCGTCGAACCCGGCGTCGGGACCGGCGAGATCGGGGCCGAGATCGAGGACGTCATCGACGGCTACGGCTACAACCCGGTCGTCAACCTCACCGGACACGGGCTGGGCCACTGGGAGCAACACACCAGTCCGAACATCCCCAACCGCGCCGTCTCGCAGGGGACGACCCTGGAGGTCGGCGACGTCGTCGCGATCGAGCCGTTCGC containing:
- the map gene encoding type II methionyl aminopeptidase; the protein is MAESEVDLESEKYEKHREAGEILAQVRAEAAERVEVGASHLEVATWAEDRIRELGGEPAFPVNISVDEEAAHATPSIDDETTFGEEMINLDIGVHVDGWLADTAVTVDLSGNPELAEASEQALEAALDIVEPGVGTGEIGAEIEDVIDGYGYNPVVNLTGHGLGHWEQHTSPNIPNRAVSQGTTLEVGDVVAIEPFATDGGGKVSEGASEEIFSLEREGTVRNRQARDALEQITEEFRTLPFATRWLETDRPEMALRRLKRNDIVHGYPVLKEDDGYLVSQKEHTVIVTEDGCEVTTK